The genomic stretch ATGAATGATGGGCGGTGCTGCGTACCGATAGTGGATGCGGCTTGTAGCTGCATATTTTTGAAAAAGCGTCGAGACGACGCTTCCACAATATCGCTTCGCTTCGTTTCGCTGTGTCAAAACTGGCTCCGCAACTTATGCAGACGAGGACGTCTGCAATCCTCTTGATAAACTCATTGCATTCCCGCGGAGGCCCGGTAATTTACTTTGTTGTAGCTGATTTTCAACAAATCGTGATTTTTTGCCCAGAAACTGCTTGACAGCAGGTGCCTCACAAAAATCTTAAATGTTAGCATTAGAAAAAAGGATCTCATGGAGAAAACGGAAATATGTTAAAAGTATCAATTGCTCCAGATGGTAGGGAGTATCCTCTTCCCACCGAGCAGGAAAACGAACAGGAACGAAATCTTTTGTTGCAAATCACCAAGGAACAGCGCGCCAAGGGCAGAAAGATTGTAGCAGTGCAGGGCTTGGGTTTTGTTGGTTGTGTGATGGCCTCCGTTGTGGCCGATGCCGAAGATAAAGACGGCAATCCAGTTTATTTTGTCCACGGGCATCAGCGTGCATCCAAGCGGTCGTTTTGGAAAGTACCTGTAATCAATACCGGCGTACCTCCCGTTAGCTCCTCCGATCCGGAAGTTCCCGAAATCTTCCATCGCACCGTAGTGGAGAAGAAGAATTTCCGTGCCACCAGCGAAGACAGCGTGTACAGCTTGGTGGACGTTGTAGTGGTGGATATCCAGTTGGACGCCACCAAGCCCGCATTTGGCGAGGCAGAAAAGGGATATTGTGACATCACTGCTTTCCGTGAAGGCATCCGCATGCTGGGTCAGCACATCAATCCCGAATGCCTGGTTTTGGTGGAAACCACAGTACCTCCGGGAACCTGTCAGAAAGTGGTAAAGCCCATTCTGGAAGAAGAATTTACCAAGCGCGGCATCGACATCACACAGAATCCGCCACTGGTAGCGCATTCCTATGAGCGTGTGATGCCGGGAAGCAAGTATGTATCTTCCATCCGCGATTTCTGGCGTGTGTTTTCCGGTGTGAATCAAAAGAGTATTGAACTCTGCCGGGAATTTCTGAGCAATGTGCTGAATGTAGAGGATTATCCTTTGACTCAGCTCGACAGTACCAATGCCAGTGAATTGGCCAAAACCATGGAAAACAGTTATCGTGCCACCAACATCGCCCTTACATTGGAATGGGCGCGTTTTGCCGAGCAGATTGGCGTGGACATCTTCAAAGTGCGTGATGCCATCCGCAAACGCAAAGGCACTCACGACAATCTCTTGCGTCCATCTTTGGGCGTGGGCGGATACTGCCTCACAAAGGATCCCGTATTGGCAAATTGGGCCATGAGCGCTCTCTTTGGTGTGAAAGGCCGGCTTTCGATGGCAATCAACAGCGTAAACATCAATGATACCATGCCCTTGCATACCATCGAGATCATCAAACGTGAAGTAGAAGATGTGAAGAATCTGCGGATCACAGTACTCGGCGTATCTTACCTGGAAAACGTTGGTGACACGCGGCACAGTCCTTCCAAGACTCTGGTTGAGTTCTTGCGGAAAGACCTCGCCCACGTTCGCACTCACGATCCCTATGTGGAACACTGGGATGAACTGGAAGAAGTAACGGTGGAGAAAGACCTCCCAGAAATCCTGGAAGGCAGCGAAGTAGTGATCTTTGCCGTTGGGCACAATCAATACAAGGATATGGAACCCAAAGACTTGGTGGACATGTGCAAGACCCGTCCGCTGATCGTAGATTGCTCGAACTTCCTGGACGATGTAACCATAAACAAATACAAAGGGCTGGGATGCAAAGTACGTGGCGTAGGCAAGGGCCACATAGTCTAAGCGTCCTACGCTTCATAATATAGGGGCGAATACTCTTTCGCCCCTTTGTTTTACATGGGGAAAAGCAATGGATATGGATAAGGATCGTGATCTCTATGGCATAGAGATCAAGGAACTACTGCGGGAGAGCCTCAAAAAGACCATTGAGGGGCACTTTTCCGCTCACAATGATGATCCGGTATTCTATACCCGTCAAAGCTATCCCGGCAAAACCAGAATCGAAGAGCTGCCGCTGTTTCCCCAAGGGATTCCGGATGTAATCCGGACTTGGGCAGATATCGACACAGAAACAGATTATAGACCCGAAGACATCCTGGTGCTGGATCTGGAAACTACCGGTTTGGGGCGCAGTGGTACCTTGGCCTTCATGATTGGCCTGGGCTATTTTGAAGCAGGCGAATTTTGGGTGGAGCAGATATTTCTGCCTGATCCCGATGCGGAGGAACACAGTTTTGAACGGCTGCAGGAATTGATGCAAGAACGCAGCCTACTCATCACCTTCAATGGTAAAAGCTTTGATGTGCCGGTGCTGGAAGCACGCCTGTTGTATCATCAGATCTGGCTGGACCTGCGTGGGATGGAGCATCTGGACTTGCTGCATATTGCCCGCAGATTGTGGAAACGCAAGCTTCCCAGTTGCGCACTGGAAACCATTGAATTCTACATCCTGGGGCATATCCGGGACAAGGAACTGGACATCAGCGGGAGCGACGTACCTCAGACCTATTTTAACTTCCTCACTACAGGAGATGCGGAGAGCATCCGCAGAGTATTTGTGCACAATCACCATGATATACTGCACAGTGCCGCACTCTTTGCCCTGATCTGCGATAGCTGCAAGTATCCTCCTAAAGACGGGATGGATATCCGGGTAGATTATCATGCTCTTGCCCGGCTGTATCAAAGCCAGGGACAGAATGAAACAGCCCGGCGGATATTGGTGGATCTGCTCTCGCACGGTGAAGTGACTGCCGATATTGCGCATGATCTGGCCATGATCTACAAAAGGGCCAAAGAGATGGATGATGCACTGGCTGCCTTTGAGATAGCCGCCTCTTTGGACTATGCTCCTGCCCTCGTGGAAGCGGCAAAAATCCTGGAAAAGCAGAAGAGTTATCATAAGGCAATGCAGTACAGCCAAAGAGCACTGGCTTTGGAGCGGGGGCGCTTTCTGCAGAATCACAAGGCGCTGGCAGACATCGAAAAGCGGATAGAGAGGCTAAGTAAGAAGCTCTGCTCCGGTTAAGTAAAAGCAAAGAAAGGGTTACAAACAAAAGCAGTTGACACAAAATGGCATTAGCTTTTTATGTCTTCTAAATTCTGAAATCTTGGGAGTAATACAATGAAAACAACAGGATCGGGGTGGACCCCTACCGTTACGCTGGCAAAGCTTTTCGAAGAGCAGAACCAGTTCTTCGATGCGCTTGCCACTTACGAACTTATCGCCCAAAATGATTCTTCTCCTGCCATCCGGGAAAAGATCGAGGCCTTGCATGCCCGCATTCTGAATGATCCTTCAAATCGCTATGATCCCCGCATAGAAAAGCTCTTTACTCCCGAAGAACTGGCCTATTTGAAGATCTTGAGCCACCA from Candidatus Cloacimonadota bacterium encodes the following:
- a CDS encoding nucleotide sugar dehydrogenase, which codes for MLKVSIAPDGREYPLPTEQENEQERNLLLQITKEQRAKGRKIVAVQGLGFVGCVMASVVADAEDKDGNPVYFVHGHQRASKRSFWKVPVINTGVPPVSSSDPEVPEIFHRTVVEKKNFRATSEDSVYSLVDVVVVDIQLDATKPAFGEAEKGYCDITAFREGIRMLGQHINPECLVLVETTVPPGTCQKVVKPILEEEFTKRGIDITQNPPLVAHSYERVMPGSKYVSSIRDFWRVFSGVNQKSIELCREFLSNVLNVEDYPLTQLDSTNASELAKTMENSYRATNIALTLEWARFAEQIGVDIFKVRDAIRKRKGTHDNLLRPSLGVGGYCLTKDPVLANWAMSALFGVKGRLSMAINSVNINDTMPLHTIEIIKREVEDVKNLRITVLGVSYLENVGDTRHSPSKTLVEFLRKDLAHVRTHDPYVEHWDELEEVTVEKDLPEILEGSEVVIFAVGHNQYKDMEPKDLVDMCKTRPLIVDCSNFLDDVTINKYKGLGCKVRGVGKGHIV
- a CDS encoding ribonuclease H-like domain-containing protein; the encoded protein is MDMDKDRDLYGIEIKELLRESLKKTIEGHFSAHNDDPVFYTRQSYPGKTRIEELPLFPQGIPDVIRTWADIDTETDYRPEDILVLDLETTGLGRSGTLAFMIGLGYFEAGEFWVEQIFLPDPDAEEHSFERLQELMQERSLLITFNGKSFDVPVLEARLLYHQIWLDLRGMEHLDLLHIARRLWKRKLPSCALETIEFYILGHIRDKELDISGSDVPQTYFNFLTTGDAESIRRVFVHNHHDILHSAALFALICDSCKYPPKDGMDIRVDYHALARLYQSQGQNETARRILVDLLSHGEVTADIAHDLAMIYKRAKEMDDALAAFEIAASLDYAPALVEAAKILEKQKSYHKAMQYSQRALALERGRFLQNHKALADIEKRIERLSKKLCSG